The DNA region CTCATGAAAGAGCGTTTCTACTTCGCCATGAGTTAGCAACGATGGGTCTTCACCGATAGGTGGGGTGAAATTACACGTTAGATACGCAACCGGCGTTTGCACCCCGTCTTTCTTTTTAAAACGGGTCACGCACTCATCCATCCAGGCCCCTCCTCGCTTATGCGGACGAGCAAAAAGATCAATAAAGAACCGACCTCGGTGAACACCTTTTTCATCCGTAATGGAAAAAAGCTGCACATCTTTATGCCAGGTATTAACGTCTTTTACTTCTGAAATATTAAGCCCATACAGTTTCTCAACCACCTTAAACATCCCTGTTAATACACGATTTGCAGGAAAATATGGCTTCACTTCTTCTTGAGAAAACTGATACCTCTCTTGACGTAGCTTTTCTGAATAATAAGCGACATCCCACGATTCAACAGCACCTTTATGTCCTTGCTTAGCAGCGAAGTCACATAAGGTCGCATAATCTTTTTTAGCCATTGGCAAAGAGCTATCGGCCAATTGATTTAAAAATGTCAGTACATCCTCAGGCTTATCGGCCATTTTGGTGGCCAACGATAAATGAGCATAACTTTTGTAACCTAACAATTGTGCCTTTTCATGTCGCAAGCCCACGATGTCTTTCATCAACTGTGAATTATCCCAGCTTTCTTTGCCAGTTCCTTGATCAGACGCCCTTGTTACAAAAGCATGATGTATGGCATAGCGTAACTCACGGTTATCTGCATACGTCATAATTGCCATATAGCACGGGAACTCTAACGTCAGCATCCAACCGTCTTGATCCTTTTGCTGCGCTGTTTGACGGAGTAGATCCATCGCCGATGCGGGCAAGCCTTGCAAATCAGCCTCATCTGTCACCAATTGGCTCCAATCATTGGTGGCATCCATTAAATTTTCTTCAAATTGGTTCGTTAATGTCGACAATTGCTGCGATATATCCATATAACGTTGTTTTTTATCACTCGGCAAAGCCACCCCCGACAACTCAAAGTCGCGCAACGCATTATCAATAATCTTTTTTTGTGCCGTGCTCAATACCTTATACTCAGCCCCTTTTTTAATCGAAAGATAAGCAAGGTAGAGCTCTTTATTTTGGCCAATTTCTGTTGAGTATTCGCTGAGCTTAGGTAAACAATTAGAATACGCTTCACGCCACTCGTCATTGTTCATCACCGAGTTTAAGTGACTGACTGGCGACCACACTCGGTTTAAATAATCATCCATCAATTCAATCGGGTGCACCAGGTTTTCCCAACTGTATTCTTTGCCCCCCTCAAGCAAAGAAGTTATTTCTCTTTTGTTTTTTGCTAGCACCTCATTAATAGCTGGCTCAATATCGGCTGCAGTTATTTCACTAAAGTGCGGAAGCTCAAATTCTTCTAATAAAGGGTTTGTCATATTTTTATACAGTTGAAAAATAAAGTATTTTCGCATGCTTCAGTGCAGCTTCCAAGCCTCAACACTTTGCATAACGAATACTTAAACTAAGAAGCCTAGCTGACTGCCAAAGAAAATCGACACTGGTCTTTAGAAAACTAGCCCATACGCACATTCATCATCCACAGCGCCACCCCACTTATCGCAAAAAACAAACACAGCGACACCCAAGATTTATATTGAAACCTCGCGGTAAGCACTGCCTCATTTTTTGTTGAAATTAAAAATGGTTTACGGCTACTCATTGGTCTTTCAATTATATGCTCAACAGGTCCACGATGCTGACGGGCTAACTCCTCTGCCAACTGGTGTTTTGCAATAAGAACAGCCTTTTCCCACTCCGCTGAATCAATGTGCCCATCGCGGTCTTCATCAAAACGGTTTAATAGCATCCGCGGGTTGCTTTTCCATTGCCTTAATATCGCCGCTAAAGACTCATCCTTTGTTGGCAACGCCAGTTCCTTAAACGACTTAAAGTCACCAAGAACATACAATTGATCACCTTCATGAATGCGTTTTTCGCTATAACGGTATCGCTTAGCAAGAGCAAACGCACTTGAACTAAAGCCTTTTGGACCTGTGGTTGGAAAAGGTGAACTGCCATACCAAGTATCAGAAACCGAATGGATTACTTCAGCATCATCTGGGTTAACAATTGCCCGCCCCGTTTTACCATGCAGAGAAAACACGCCGTCACTAATACCAGTTTCAAAAAGGCTCCAACTGGTACGGCTACGCCCCCGCACATAATGCGACTGTTTCTCTTCTACTTTATACCAATACCAAACACAGCTTTGCTTCGTTAAGGGCGCAATAATAGGCTCGCCAGGTAATAATCTAGCGATGCCAGCAAACTCGTTATAACCTTGTGATGCCGACCTGATCAGTGCCGTCGGCGTGTCCTGCATAATGCGATAACGCCACAAATAACGAAAATAAAAATATAGGCAGGCCAAGGAAATTAGGCATGTAGCAATAAAATATACCCAAAACTCATCAGCCGGCAAGCGTTCAATGGCCTCTGCCCACTCATTCATTATTCAAATAATTTTTTAACATTAACATCGGCCGTTTGTGACGCTTCAAACTCTAATAAATCAAAATCATTAAAGTTAAAGAATTTTGCTATCAATACATCTGGAAATTGCTCAATACGGACATTATTTAAATTCACGCTTTCATTATAAAATTCACGTCGGTCCGCGATGTTATTCTCTAGCTGACTTATTCTATTTTGCAGCTCTTTAAACGACTCATTTGCTTTTAGTTCAGGGTAGGCTTCGGCAACGGCAAATAGGTTCATGAGACCTTGCCGCATCTGTGTTTCCGCCTTCCCTAATGCCGCCACATCTGACTCGCCTAGGGCATTTGAAACGCCCGAGCGCGCCAACATAACTTTTTCCAAGGTGTCTTGCTCATGTTTCATGTATTGCCGACACGTTTCAACCAATTTTGGTAACTCATCATGTCGCTGCTTAAGCAACACATCAATGTTTGACCACGCTTTTGATACGCTATGTTTCAAGCTCACTAAGCTGTTATACAACGCTATTCCATAGCCCACTAAGACAACAATAACGGCCAATGCCATAAATCCTGATACACTCATGTCTTTCTCCCTTTAACAAATACTCACTAAAGTATAGAACAGGAAATCGCACATGCACGTTAAATCTTTTGACTCTAAAACACCGCGAACTGAAGACTCTACCTTTATCCACGATACCGCCGTTGTTATTGGCGACGTTGAACTTGCTGCCGATGTGTCTATTTGGCCATTAGCCGTT from Cycloclasticus pugetii PS-1 includes:
- the prlC gene encoding oligopeptidase A; amino-acid sequence: MRKYFIFQLYKNMTNPLLEEFELPHFSEITAADIEPAINEVLAKNKREITSLLEGGKEYSWENLVHPIELMDDYLNRVWSPVSHLNSVMNNDEWREAYSNCLPKLSEYSTEIGQNKELYLAYLSIKKGAEYKVLSTAQKKIIDNALRDFELSGVALPSDKKQRYMDISQQLSTLTNQFEENLMDATNDWSQLVTDEADLQGLPASAMDLLRQTAQQKDQDGWMLTLEFPCYMAIMTYADNRELRYAIHHAFVTRASDQGTGKESWDNSQLMKDIVGLRHEKAQLLGYKSYAHLSLATKMADKPEDVLTFLNQLADSSLPMAKKDYATLCDFAAKQGHKGAVESWDVAYYSEKLRQERYQFSQEEVKPYFPANRVLTGMFKVVEKLYGLNISEVKDVNTWHKDVQLFSITDEKGVHRGRFFIDLFARPHKRGGAWMDECVTRFKKKDGVQTPVAYLTCNFTPPIGEDPSLLTHGEVETLFHEFGHGLHHMLTQVDYLSVSGIHGVEWDAVELPSQFMENWCWQAEVMPLISGHYKTGEVLPQEIFEKMLAAKNFQSGMQMVRQIEFSIFDFRIHLEYDATNDSQIYDVLEQVRADVSVVKTPEFNRFPNSFSHIFAGGYAAGYYSYKWAEVLSSDAFSLFEEKGIFDEQTGRSFLHNILEKGGSDDALELFTAFRGRKPTIDALLKHSGIAA
- a CDS encoding LemA family protein, coding for MSVSGFMALAVIVVLVGYGIALYNSLVSLKHSVSKAWSNIDVLLKQRHDELPKLVETCRQYMKHEQDTLEKVMLARSGVSNALGESDVAALGKAETQMRQGLMNLFAVAEAYPELKANESFKELQNRISQLENNIADRREFYNESVNLNNVRIEQFPDVLIAKFFNFNDFDLLEFEASQTADVNVKKLFE